One Denticeps clupeoides chromosome 3, fDenClu1.1, whole genome shotgun sequence DNA window includes the following coding sequences:
- the oxt gene encoding oxytocin-neurophysin 1, with amino-acid sequence MSGAPVSVFCLLCLLSACTACYISNCPIGGKRAAQDFPSRQCLSCGPGDRGRCFGPSICCGEGLGCYMGSPETARCLEENFLPSPCEAGGKACGSEDGHCAAPGICCDSEGCTVDQSCLDGDNENDSQSENGKELLMKLLHMSSHPHPYRFHQ; translated from the exons ATGTCGGGAGCGCCTGTCTCAGTTTTCTGCCTACTGTGCCTGCTGTCTGCCTGCACAGCCTGTTACATCTCCAACTGTCCCATCGGTGGAAAAAGAGCTGCACAAGATTTCCCGTCCAGACAA TGTTTGTCATGTGGCCCTGGGGACCGGGGTCGCTGTTTTGGTCCCAGCATCTGCTGTGGAGAAGGCCTTGGCTGCTACATGGGCTCACCTGAAACGGCACGCTGCCTGGAGGAGAACTTTCTTCCTTCTCCTTGTGAGGCCGGAGGAAAAGCCTGTGGCTCTGAGGATGGCCACTGTGCTGCCCCAGGTATCTGCTGTGACTCAG AGGGCTGCACTGTCGACCAATCGTGTCTGGATGGCGATAACGAGAACGATTCCCAGTCAGAGAATGGCAAGGAGCTTCTCATGAAACTTTTGCACATGAGCAGCCACCCCCATCCCTACAGATTCCACCAATGA